A genomic window from Lotus japonicus ecotype B-129 chromosome 1, LjGifu_v1.2 includes:
- the LOC130744984 gene encoding protein yippee-like At4g27745, whose translation MGELIGPRLYSCCNCRNHVSLHDDIISKAFQGKNGRAFLFSHAMNVVTGPKEDRHLLTGLHTVADVYCGDCREVLGWKYERAYEASQKYKEGKFILEKSKIVKENW comes from the exons ATGGGGGAGCTGATTGGACCTCGCTTGTACAGCTGCTGTAATTGCAGAAACCATGTCTCTCTCCATGATGATATCATTTCCAAGGCTTTTCAG GGAAAAAATGGCCGAGCTTTTCTGTTTTCCCATGCTATGAATGTTGTGACAGGGCCAAAAGAAGACAGGCATCTCTTGACTGGCCTACACACTGTTGCTGATGTTTATTGCGGTGATTGCCGAGAAGTGCTGGGTTGGAAGTATGAAAGAGCTTATGAAGCATCCCAGAAATACAAGGAAGGAAAATTCATTCTTGAGAAATCAAAAATTGTTAAGGAGAACTGGTAG
- the LOC130745023 gene encoding RNA-binding protein 2-like produces MSDAYWRYAAESRHNPSAIAAKRARSDYDVSGVHDMPGYYPHDDDRGGLRVIRDTESLDASYERYLRSAQVSSFGEGQSTRTIRGRLPSHSFDDSHVTSIGGVDRGPSAKEKILGLSSGRPDHSLPPDATSTLFVEGLPTNCSRREVAHIFRPFVGYKEVRLVSKESRQPGGDPLVLCFVDFESPAHAATAKDALQGYKFDELDRNSANLRFQFARYPGARSGGGGGFRGKR; encoded by the exons ATGTCCGACGCTTATTGGAGATACGCCGCCGAATCCCGCCACAACCCCTCCGCCATCGCCGCCAAGCGCGCCCGTTCCGATTACG aTGTCTCTGGCGTTCATGACATGCCCGGTTACTATCCCCATGATGATGATAGAGGAGGGCTGCGAGTAATTAGAGATACTGAATCCCTTGATGCGTCCTATGAGCGTTACCTCCGTAGTGCG CAAGTTTCCTCTTTTGGTGAGGGACAGTCTACCAGAACCATCCGTGGGCGACTTCCCAGTCATTCCTTTGATGATTCACATGTCACAAGTATTGGTGGAGTAGACCGAGGACCAAGTGCAAAGGAAAAAATCCTGGGATTAAGTAGTGGAAGACCTGACCATTCTCTTCCACCTGATGCTACCAGTACACTGTTTGTAGAGGGTTTACCAACAAACTGCTCGAGACGGGAAGTAGCTC ATATTTTCCGTCCTTTTGTTGGCTACAAGGAAGTCAGACTTGTTAGCAAGGAATCAAGACAA CCTGGGGGTGATCCATTGGTACTTTGTTTTGTTGATTTTGAGAGTCCAGCTCATGCTGCAACTGCCAAGGATGCATTGCAGG GTTACAAATTTGACGAACTTGACCGCAACTCGGCCAATTTAAGGTTCCAATTTGC